GGTCGTCGGTAACGCCCGCGCCCGCGACAACACCGGGCGTCGGTAACGTCAAGGGCGTGAACTATGACGGCAAGGTCGAGGTCGGTGGGCCATGGCAAGTCCAAGACAGCGCACAACTGGAGATTCGCAAACTCGCAGTCGGCTTCTTGGACAACAACTGCTACCTCCTACGAGACAAAGCCACCGGTCAGACCCTGCTTATCGATGCCGCAGCTGAGTCTGGCCGGATCCTGGACATGTGCGATGGGCAGTTGGACGCAGTCCTGACCACGCACTGCCATCCCGACCACTTCCAGGCGTTGCAGGACGTCGTCGAGCAAACCGGTGCCGAGACCTACGCCAGTGAACCGGAGGCAACGCTCATCCCAGTGCGCACGGACCATCTCTTGTCCGACGGATCGGTCCTGCAGCTAGGTCAGGCAAACATTGAACTCGTTGAACTCGTCGGCCACAAACGACTCGGGTCCGAACACATCTCCACTTCGTTAGCAGCCATCTATCGAGATCCGGACGGGTCGACCCATACCTTCACGGGCGACGCCTTGTTCCCCGGTGGGATCGGAAACACCTGCGATGATCCCGCCGCCTACTCCACCCTGCTCAACGACGTCGCGAGCAAGCTGTTCGCGAAGCTCCCAGATAGGACGGTGGTGTACCCCGGCCACGGGTGGGATACGACCATAGGAGCCGAACGGCCGTCGTTACAGGTCTGGGCAAATCGACACTGGTGACCGGTCAGTTCAATCTGCGAGTCCACCGACGTCGACGGGTGGATCGAGCGTTGGTGACTCCGCTCTCGGGCGTGGTATCGAATGGGATGCTGGCGCGGCTCGGCCGAACAGCCAGCCCTGTCCCCACGTCCAACCCAACTCCTGCAGAGCTC
This Candidatus Nanopelagicales bacterium DNA region includes the following protein-coding sequences:
- a CDS encoding MBL fold metallo-hydrolase, producing MNYDGKVEVGGPWQVQDSAQLEIRKLAVGFLDNNCYLLRDKATGQTLLIDAAAESGRILDMCDGQLDAVLTTHCHPDHFQALQDVVEQTGAETYASEPEATLIPVRTDHLLSDGSVLQLGQANIELVELVGHKRLGSEHISTSLAAIYRDPDGSTHTFTGDALFPGGIGNTCDDPAAYSTLLNDVASKLFAKLPDRTVVYPGHGWDTTIGAERPSLQVWANRHW